In Alphaproteobacteria bacterium, the DNA window TTCGCACCATGTGTCGCGCTGCGCGCCGCCCGGGCTGCGTTCCTGGTACCGCACGATCATGCCGTCCGGCATTTGCGCTTCCTTCACCTTCAGCGTGGGGCTTGCGGCGACCAGCGGCGCGGCGCTGGCGCGAAACACATAGGGGCTGTCCTGCGTCATCGTCCACCTGCCCGGAATAAATGAGGCCGACATTCAACCGCGGCTTATGGCGACCAGTGAAATGGTCGGGGAGAGAGGATTCGAACCTCCGGCCCCTACGTCCCGAACGTAGTGCTCTACCAGGCTGAGCTACTCCCCGCCGCGGCGTGCCTTATATACCCAGACCCGATACATGGCAATCGCCCGTCAGGCCGAAATTGGTCAAAATCGTGACACGCGGCGGCATTCGCCGAAAAGGAGCGGAAATACGGGGGCGACGCATACCGCCAGCGGGACAATAATTTCTACCACGCCACGAATACATCCAATAGACGCAACCCGACTCAGTTTTCCGCTGCATGCCGGTAACAAAACGGAAATACCGCCTTTCCATATGGCTGTATTCGCTTGAGCACTTGCTTCTGCTGGGGTAGCCTTTTTATCCTGTGGCGCGTGTTCGAACAAAAAATACAATAATAATAATGTTCAGGAAATAGCGCGGCGCTGAATATTGACGCAGCAATAGATTACCCAGGGAGGTAACAGGTATGGATTTCAAGAAACTTATGAAGGCCGGCATCGCGTTCGGTCTGGTAGGCGGGATCGGTCTCGCCGCCACGGGCCCGGCGGATGCCGCGAAGGTCCGCTGGAAAATGCAGAGCACCTTCGGCAGCAGCCTGGCGCATCTCGGCACATCGGGCGTCCGCTTCGTGGATAACGTCGACGTCATGTCCGGCGGCGATATCAACATCAAGTTCTTCGAGCCGGGTGCGCTTGTGCCGGCACTGGAATGTTTCGACGCGGCGTCCAAGGGTTCGGTCGAATCATGCTGGACCACGCCAGGCTATCACACCGCGAAATATCCGGCGCTGGCGTTCTTCACAACCGTTCCGTTCGGCCCGCAGATCGGCGAAATGTTGGCCTGGAAGTGGTTCGGCGGCGGCCAGGAACTGCGCAATGAAATTTACGACAAGCACGATCTGATTGGATTCGACGGCGCGTCAATCGGCCCGGAAACCTCCGGCTGGTTCAAGAATGAAATCACCTCGCTGGAGCAGGTCAAGGGCCTGAAGATGCGCTTCTTCGGTCTCGGCGCCAAGGTCATGGCCAAGTTGGGCGTGCAGACGCAGCTGCTTGCCGCCGCGGATATTTATCCGGCACTGGAACGCGGCGTTATCGACGCCACCGAATTTTCGATGCCCGCCATGGACATCCAGCTCGGTTTCTACCAGGCCGCGAAGTACAACTACTTCCCGGGCTGGCATCAGCAGGTTTCTGTAAACGAGTTTCTGGTGAACAAGACGGCCTGGAACAAGCTCAGCGACCAGCAGAAGCGCATCATTGAGGTCGCCCTGGGTGAATCGGTCATGCATACCTATGCCGAAACAGAGGCAAAGAATTTCGGCGCCATGCAGGAAATGCAGGAAAAGCATGGGGTCGAGATTCGTCGCTGGCCGGATGAAACCCTGAAGGCGTTCGAAACCGCCTGGCTCGAAGTCGTGAAGGAAGATTCCGCAAGCGATCCGATCTTCAAGAAGGTTGCGGACCACTTCTATGACTTCCGCGCCAAGTACAAGGTCTGGGGCGATGCCCAGTACCTGAAAGGCACCTACCAGTAAGGTCGTACTACGTAGAATTTCCTGAACATGCGCTAGCTTGAATATTGCTGGAGTCCTTGGTCCAAAGGGCTCCAGCATTTTTCAACGGCCATGGAAAAGGATTTCGATACACAGCTCCCGTCGGGGCCGGTTACGTAAAATAAGAAACGACCCGCCAATACTGTACAAATAATCACCGGCAAAAAATGCCGGGAAATAATAAAATAGGCCAAAGGAACAGGCTTCAGGCGGATCAGGAGAGGCAAAAGTCATGGAACTCATCGATATTATTATCGATTTCCTACCCTTGTTCATGTTCGCGAGTCTCGCGATACTATTATTTTCGGGCTATCCCGTCGCCTTTATTCTTGGCGGCCTATCGTTGATTTACGGTTTTATCGGTTACGCTTTCGACATTTTCTCCATTGTCGAATTTTTCAATTTCCTCCCCCGAATATGGGGCCAGGCGGCAGAGAATCTGGTGCTTGTCGCGGTGCCCACATTCGTCTTCATGGGCGTGATGATGGAGCGCAGCGGCGTCGCCAACGACATGCTGTATGTCTGTCAGGTCCTGCTGAAAAAGGTTCCCGGGGGTCTGGCGGTCGCCGTGGCCGTGATGGGCACGGTCCTCGCAGCGATGACCGGCATCATCGGCGCGTCGGTCACGATGATGACGGCGCTGGCGCTGCCCAGCATGCTGAAACAGGGCTACAAGCATGAACTGGCGACCGGCGTTATCTGCGCATCCGGAACGCTGGGCATCCTGATCCCGCCCAGCATCATGCTGATCATCATGGCCGACCTGCTCTCCATTTCGGTGGGCGACCTTTTCCTCGCCGCGCTCATGCCGGGCCTGTTCCTGGCCGCCAGCTATGTCATTTACATTGCCGTATACGCGGGCATCGACAGGAGCGTCGCGCCACCTCTTTCCGAGAATGAACTTTATGTGCCGCGCAACGAAATGCCGGGCCTGCTGGTGCGCAGTTTCTTTCCGCCGGTGTTCCTGATCGCGCTGATCAAGGGATCCATCCTGCTCGGCTGGGCAACCCCCAGCGAGGCGGGAGCGGTAGGCGCCTTCGGCGCAACGCTCATCGCCCTCTACAACCGTCGCCTGAACAGGGGCATGATCAATTCGGTCTGCCAGTCGTCCGGCCTGACCATCTCGTTCATATTTTTCATCATCATCTGCGCGACCTGCTTTGCCTATGTCTTCCGGTCGCTGGGCGGCGATGACGTCATCGAAGATCTGATCCGGCACGCCAATCTCACGTCCTGGGGACTGCTGTTCCTGATCATGGGGATCGTGTTCATCCTTGGTTTCTTCCTGGACTGGGTCGAAATCACCCTCATCATCCTGCCGGTCTTCGCGCCGATGGTCGCAACGCTGGATTTTGGCGACCACGTGCCGCTGGAAAACCGGGCGACGATCTACTGGTTCACGGTCCTGATCGCAATCAACCTTCAGACATCCTTCCTGACGCCGCCCTTCGGCTATGCGCTGTTCTACCTCAAGGGCATCGCCCCTCGAGAGGTCGACCTGATGAGCATTTACCGTGGCATCATTCCCTTCGTCATTCTTCAGCTGATCGCCCTGTTGTTCGTTATCATGATTCCGACCATGGCGCTTTGGCTTCCCGGATTGAACTGAGGAGATCGAACTTATGTCCAGTCAAGAATCGATCCAGGCATCCGCATCCCGCGACATCCCCAATATTCTGGTGCTGAGCGAAAAGCTGGGGCGCCTGTCGTCAACCATCGGCCAATGGGCGTCGCTTTTCCTGATCCCGATGGTCCTGATTACGGTCTGGGATGTTTTCCAGCGGAAGGTCCTGAAGTTCGTCGGCGATTTCCTGCTGAACAACGACATGCTTGCGGCCAGGGACTGGATGTACGGCAACCTGCTGGAATGGCTGCCATTCCGGTCGACCCTGCTGCAGGAACTCGAGTGGCATTTCCATGTGGCGACATTCGCGCTCGTCCTGGGTTACGGCTACGTCTACAACCGCCAGGTCCGGGTCGATCTCGTCCGAGAAAAGCTGAGCAATTACAAACAGGCCTGGATCGAACTGATCGGCGTTTCGGTCTTCATGATCCCGTTCTGCCTGATCGTCGCCTATTTCTCGATCGAATACGCAGCCAATGCCTATGAAACCAACGAACAGTCGTCGTCGCTGGTCGGGCTGAGCCATCGCTGGGCGATCAAGTCCATCCTGGTCTTCGGCCTGCTTCTTGCCGCCGTATCCGGTTTCTCCGTCTGGCTGCAGGTGTTTTACAAAGTCTTCGGGCCGCGCGGGAACGACTTCCCGTGTTACGTGATTGAAAGCGAGGCGGAAAAAATCGCCCGCCGCGAAATCATGGAAAACATCGATGCCTCATTCGGCGACGGTTCAAACGAGGCCAAACGCGGCAACAGTACGCAACTGATGAACCGGCAAATGGACGATACGGCCCTGAAGCATGAAGAAGATGCAAAGGGGCAGGTCGTCTTTACCAGCATTGCCGTCGTCATCATGGTCGCCGTCCTGGTCATCATCTTCCACACCTTCAATTTCTGGGCGTGGCTGCTCTGACAATACGACCCGCGGCGCAACGGTTCGGGGACAAGCAATGGTAGAATGGCACAAATACGTCAGGAAATACTGCTGGGATGCGGACAAGACGCCCTATTTCATCCCGGTCTCGAAATTGATGCGCGACCAGGCTGACAAGGAACTCTTCCTTTACGGCTTCATCCTGGCGGCGCCGGCGACCCTTTATCTGACGTCCTTCGTGGTCAACCTGTTCCGCAACGGACAGTTAGCGGGCCTTGCCGTCGCGATGTATGCAAGCTCGCTTGTCGTCTGCGCCATCGTTGTCAATGTCTGGAAAAGCCCCGGCGCCGCCCTGTATTCACTGACGGCCCCGATTGTCCTGTCGCTCTATTTCCTGATCGAGGGCTTTCCCGAACGCCAACACGACGTCGATTTCGCCGTTATGGTGGCCATCGCCATCGTCCTCATCCTCGCCTGGCTGTATTATTCGCGGCGCCTGCTGGCGATCGCCAGGGCGTATCCGGGCCTGGCGACACGGGACATGAACCCGTGGAACAAGGTGCCCCCGGGCATGAAGCCGCCGCCCAAGTAAGCAGGGTCAGCATATGCCCGGTCAGGTGGCTTCCAGGTAACGCGGGATCGATCCGAGGTGGTCCTCGACGCGCCTTACCCCGTCCATGCCTTCGGCCAGCACGACCAGTGCATGCCGTTCCTCCGCGGATTCAACCCAGCCCCATAACTCCACGACGCCGCCGGAAACGATAACATTCAGCGTGCCGTGCGATACCCAGTGCTGGTCGTTGACCTCTTTCAGGATCGCCTCCTTGATCGAGCGGTCATCGGCGGTCGGCGACTCGACCGTGTCGCGCGTCACCACGCCACGGAGCAGGTTGGAGCGGCTGACGATGCCGACCAGTGCGCCATCGGACATGACCGGAACGCGCTTGATATGGCGCTCCGCCATGATGCGGGCGATATCGCCGACAGGCGTTTCGGCATCCACCGAAACGACATCGCGCGTCATGACGTCCTCCGCCCGCTTGCCATGGGTCTTGATATAATGCCCGGCCGAATCGGACGGCTCGCCGAACAGGCGCAGCCACCATGAGGTGTGCCGCTCACCGGCTTCGCCCGTATCCTCGTGCTGGATCAGATCTCCCTCGGTGACAATCCCGACAACGGCGCCGTTGTCATCCACGACGGGCACGCCGCTGATATTGCGGGTCAGCAACAGGCTGGCAATATCGGGAACGCTCATGTCCCGGGTCACGGTTACCACGTTTGCGGTCATGATATCTTTAGCATGCATTTTCCCCAATCCTCCTATACAGCGGTCAGCCGGGCCCCCTGGCACGGGCCTATTCGTCCTTTTTTCCGCCTTCTGCCAGAGTTTAGGCGCGGCGTGGATCGACCGTATATGACCCACATCATAACTTTTCCCGCGGATATCGGCGGCCCGCTCGTCCGCCCAGGCTTCGTTTCCGCCCAGTTGCAGGGTCTTGCAGTACAGGAAATGCACGCCCATCACGACCCCCCATGCCATCGCGGGCCAATGGAACCACAACGGCCCCGGCGTCAGGTAGTCGGAGATCATGAAGCCGAGAACGCCAGTCACATAGGCGACAAGGTGGAGATGCATGATCCGCATCCTTCGTCGCTGCGCGTATTTGTTGTCCTGATCGGCCATAACCCATACCTTTCAAATATCGGGCCGGCGGCTAACGAGACATCGCGCGGCCTGGCTCGCCCCTCCGGCGGCGTGGCTTGTCAGCCTGTGGTCATGTTACAATATGGTTCGTGAGTGGTGAATCTGAACCCCCGAGGGCACATGCGCATTGCAGCGACATTCGTTCTGGCCGGAAGCCTGGCCGCAGCGTCCGCCGTGGCGAAACCGCCGCAGGTATTGCCGGACCAGATGTTCAGCAATCTATACGCCCTGACGCAGGCGTCCTCAATCCTGCAGATCTGCGCGGAAAGCGACTCCTGGTCCGCCCTGCCGGACAACAGAAAAAAGCTGCTCCACCGCCTGCAGAACGACATCGACGTTCTGGTCCGGAAAATCGCGCGGAAATTCGACAATGACGTGTTCGAATTCTACGCCACGGAACGGGATTCAGCCGCACGGGATCCGGAATTCATCCGCCAGTACGGCGCGCAGTACGGGCATTGCGGCGACGCAATGTTCGAGCGAATGCAGTGGTATGTGTATGACAGCCAGCAGAAGCTGGACTTTTTTCTGACGGAACTGCCGGACGCGAAATAGATCAGATCGTGCTCAACGTAGTGCACCCGGCAGGCTTACCGCATGCCCTCAGGCCGCGTTGGCAAGATTCCCAAGCTTGTTCAGCAGGAAATTCATGTCTTCGTGATTGCTGTCGTCGAACATATCCTCGAAATGCGTGAGGACCCGTTCCAGGGTGCGCCGCATGACGGCGTCCGGGTCGATATCCGACCGCTCGTGCTCATTCTCCCGCGCCATGTCGAAGGCAACGCGATACGCCGGAAACATCTTCCGGGACAATCCCGCGCGTCTGTAAATCGATTTCAGGCCCAGCGCCCCCTCGTCATGAATCAGGGTCCGGGCATTGACCAGCGGCAGTTCCGACAGGCGGGCCAGCGCCGCCTCGAAGAAATGGATGTCGCCGGCGCAGATCGATCGCAGGATGATCGACGGCGTCAGCCGCCCGTTGCGGTAAAGCTGTCCGACAAGGGCCTCGATATCCTGGGTATCGGCATCGCGGCCGATCAGCCCCAGGGTCGCACGCTCGCGGCTTTGAATGACCATGTCACTTGCCACGTCCTCCGAAAGATCGTGATGCGTGACGATATAGTCCCGCAGCTTTTCTGAAACCATCGCGACCAGCCGTTCCGATACGACGATCGGCAATATGCTGCGCCGGACCAGCGGCTCGTGCACGAATTCACTGTCGCCAAAGCGATCAATGACCTTATGCATGACCACCTCGCCCAGTTCGGCCCCTTCGTTGCCGACCAGGATAGCGACCGCGCTTTCGCTGCCGTCTTCGACCAGCGCCTCGGCGACGGCCTCCGAAAGGAGATCCCGCCCCGCGATGACGACCTGCCGGCTGGCGCCCTGGGTTCGCACGATTTCGATCAGGTCCGCGTCCGATAGCGCCTCGGAAAACGCCAGCATCGGCAGGGCAACCACGTCGCTCACGTCCCTGGCAAGGCCGACGGCGACATCAGACGGCAATCCCCGCGCATACTTCAGTTGTTTCGACAGGGCCGCGCGGACGCGTTCCTCGGCGTCCTTGACCATGACTCGAAAGATATCCTCGGCAATTTTCCGCTCTGTATCGCTCAGGGCGCCTTTGGCATAACCGGTCGCGACCTTCTCCGCCGTCTGCTCGCGGCTCTCCGGTGACGTGTCCTGCATCGTCCGCGCGACGTCTGCGGCGGTCAGTTTATCAGCCATGGCTTAACCGGCCTTCAATTGCCCATCGATCCCGGACATTGAAGCGCAAAACGGGTTAACGAAGCATGAAAAGATGGCAAACCCGGCGGAAGACCGAGCATTGCCGCCGCGGAACACCGTAAACGATTTTCGAACGCCCCCGTCACGCGACGTTGGGGCAAATTGCCGCCTCTTGAACGTCCGTAATCGCATCGCCACATCCATAGTGCCGGTGCGGCGCGAAACTGCCGCGCCCCAGCTATCGGATGGAGAGACGACACTTATGGCGGAACGGATATCGGATGCGCAGGAGGAGTACTACAAGGATCGTAGCACGTGGGTTCGCGGGCTGTTCATGCTGTTGTTTATCGCGCTGTATCACGTCGCGGCAGTGGTGATCGGCGCAGTAGCCGTGCTGCAGTTTGTCTGGAAACTGATCAGCGGCGAGGTCAATCCGCGCCTGCTGTCCTTCGGGGAGGATCTTGGCCGGTATTTTTACCAGATCATGCGGTTCCTGACCTTTAATACCGAAGAAAAGCCCTTCCCCTTTACCGACTGGCCCTCGGCGCCGCCCGCACCCCGGCCGTAAGGCGCAATCAGGCGGCCCGCGCCGCCGCCATGACGACGCTGCGCAGCGCATCGGCGGCTTCCGCGACCTGATCCCTGGAAACGTCCAGATGGGTCACAACGCGCATGCGGGTGCGGTCATTTTCACCGATGCGGACGCCATGTTCCAGCAGGCGGTCATGCACCTGGGCCGCGGTCATGCCGGTTTCCGAGACATCGAAGAATACCATGTTGGAATCGATCCCGTCGGTTTCGACCCTGATACCCGGCAGATTGGCGACGGATTCGGCGAAGAACCGGGCGTTTTCATGGTCTTCAGCGAGGCGTTCCACGTGATGTTCCAGCGCGTAAACGCCGGCCGCCGCGATCACCCCGGACTGGCGCATCGCACCGCCCATGCGCTGCTTCCACTGCCAGGCCTGTTCGACGAAATCGGCGCTGCCGGCCAGAACGGCGCCGACCGGGCAGCCCAGCCCCTTTGACAGGTCGAGCCAGAGCGAATCGAACGGTTCGGCAAACTCCCGCGCCGGCACGCCGGATGCCACCGCGGCGTTCAGCAATCGCGCGCCATCCATATGCATCACCAGGCCGTGCTTCTTCGCCACATCGCCGACGCCGCGAATGGTATCCAGCGGCCAGACCGTGCCGCCGCCGGCATTCGCCGTCTGCTCGATCGCGATCATGCGGCTGCGCGGCGCATGGCGGCGGGCCTTGCGGATCGCGGCTTCCGCCTGGTCCGGCTGGAACACGCCGCGAACGCCATCGACCGGGCGGATCATCGCGCCGGCGAACACCGCCGGGCCGCCGCCTTCGGAATTGATGATATGCGCCGTCCTGTCGGCAATGATGTCGTCGCCCGGATTGCACTGCACCAGGATCGCGATCTGGTTGCACATGGTGCCCGACGGCATGAAGACCGCTGCTTCCTTGCCCAGCAGTGCCTTTGTCATCTCGCAGAGCCGGTTGGTCGACGGGTCTTCGCCGCGTTGTTCATCACCCACTTCGGCATTGGCCATGGCCTGGCGCATGCCGGGGGTGGGACGGGTCTGGGTATCGCTGTACAGGTCGATGCGGATTTCGGGCATGGAGCGGCCTCTTGGGTTTCATGTGGCGTTATTTATTCGAGAATACCCTGAAAAGACCCATAACGTAAGCCACATGCAGCGCCAGAACCGCGCCCCATCCCACCACAGGCAGCAGGAACCAGGGCGTTGCCGGCTGGAGCATCAGGTGCAGCCCGAACGCCCCGGCCGCGACGATAACGTATCCGATCAGGTGCAGGGCAAACCAGCGCAGGCGCCTTTGCGCCGCTACAGCGGAATGTTGTCGTGTTTCTTCCACGGATTTTCCAGTTGCTTGTCGCGCAGCATGCGCAGCGCCCCGGCAATGCGGCGACGGGTATTGTGCGGCATGATGACGTCGTCGATATAGCCCAGCGACCCGGCGACGAAGGGATTGGCGAATTTCGTCCGGTATTCCTCGGTGCGCTTTTCAATCGCCCCCGCATTGCCGATATCCTCGCGGAAGATGATCTCCACCGCGCCCTTCGGCCCCATCACGGCGATTTCCGCATTCGGCCAGGCGTAGTTCACGTCGCCGCGCAGGTGTTTGGAGCTCATCACGTCATAGGCGCCGCCATAGGCCTTGCGGGTAATCAGCGTCACCTTGGGCACCGTCGCTTCCGCGAAGGCGAACAGCAACTTGGCGCCGTGCTTGATGATGCCGCCATATTCCTGCGCCGTCCCGGGCAGGAAGCCGGGAACATCGACCAGGGTGACGATGGGAATGTTGAAGCAGTCGCAAAACCGGACAAAGCGCGCCGCCTTGCGCGACGAGGCGATATCCAGGCAGCCGGCCAGCACCATCGGCTGATTGGCGACGATGCCGATGGTCGATCCTTCCATCCGCGCCAGGCCGATCACGATATTGCCCGCATAATCCGGCTGCAATTCGAAAAAATCGCCTTCGTCGACGATCTTTACGATCAGTTCCTTGATGTCATAGGGCAGGTTCGGGTTCACCGGCGCCAGCGTATCCAGCGATATCTCGGCCCGGTCATGCGGATCGTCGGTCGGCAGCACCGGCGGCTTTTCCCGGTTCGAGGACGGCAGGAAACTCATGAAGCGCCGCAATTGCAGCAGGGTTTCGACGTCATTGTCGAAGGCCAGGTCGGCGACGCTGGACTTGGTCGTATGGGTCACGGCGCCGCCAAGATCCTCATGGGTCACTTCCTCATGCGTCACCGTCTTCACCACGTCCGGGCCGGTAACGAACATGTAGGAACTGTCCTTCACCATGAAGATGAAGTCGGTCATCGCCGGGGAATACACCGCCCCGCCGGCGCAGGGGCCCATGATCACGGAAATCTGCGGAATCACGCCCGACGCCATGACATTGCGCTGAAACACATCGGCATAACCCGCCAGCGAGGCGACGCCTTCCTGAATGCGCGCGCCGCCGGAATCGTTCAGCCCGATCACCGGCGCGCCGACCTTCATCGCCTGGTCCATGATCCGGCAGATCTTGCCCGCATGCGCGGTGGACAGCGAACCGCCGAAAACCGTGAAATCCTGGCTGAAGACGAAGACCGGACGCCCGTTAACCCGGCCATGCCCGGTGACGACGCCGTCGCCGGGGACTTTCTGGTCAGCCATGCCGAAATCGGTGATGGTATGCTCGACGAACATGCCCCATTCCTCGAACGTCCCTTCGTCCAGAAAGACGTCGATCCGTTCCCGGGCCGTCAGCTTGCCCTTGGCGTGCTGGCTGTCGATGCGGCGCTGGCCGCCGCCCTGCCGCGCCGCATCGCGCTTTACTTCCAGCTGGCGGATGATATCGGACATGCATTCCCCCGATGTTTTGCCGAAAAATCGCATTCGCCGCCGGTCGCGGCAAGCCTGCTATGCCTCCGAAACCGCCAGAAAGCGCGCAGCACTGGCTATTTCGGCCTGAACGGCGTCCCGGCGGGATACGGCTTCGTGATCGTGTCCCCATTTTTCCGCCTGCCAGAGTTCGTCGACAAGGCTGGCAGCCGCCGCGGCTGCCGCATCGAGCCGCCTTTCGGACACCGCCAGCGCCAGGACCACGGACCCCAGGATCGCCGTCAGCGTATGCAGGGCCGACAGGGTGAAGTCGTTCCGTTGCGCCACCGCATCCCGCAACACCGAGAGCGAATCCGGCGGCTGCGCAACATGCAGGACCTGCCGTGTAACCAGCATCCGGGCGCCATAGCGTTCCGCCGCCCAGTCCAGATGGGGTTGCCATATCTCGTCCTGCAGCGCCGCCAGCGATTCCGGACCATCCGCGCGGTAGCACAGCAGGTCGGTCTCGCCATAGGCGGCTATTTCATCGACCACTGTATCCCGCCGCGGACGCACCCGGTCGATTGCCGTATTCGCGAACCGGGTCATCGGCATCGCTTTCGGATCGATCTTCTCGGGCTGTTCCGCCCATTCGCGGACTATGGCCTCGGCCAGCGCGCGGTTCGGCAGGCTGAGCAGTTCCCGGCCGGGGGTCCGCATGACCCGCCCGTCCAGCGCAACGCAATACGCCCCCGCCGACGTCTCCCGGACGGCGGCCTCCGTGTAGAATCGCTTCACCCCTGACCGCTCTAGTTGCCGAACAGCTTCTTGATTGAGCCGCCGACGCCGTCCGTGACGCCCTTGACCGCATCGCCGACCGGATTGCCACTGTCCTGTGCCGGCTGCTGCGCCGCCGGCTTCGTCTCGCCGCCAAGACAGGAGCTGGTTTCACCG includes these proteins:
- a CDS encoding TRAP transporter substrate-binding protein; the encoded protein is MDFKKLMKAGIAFGLVGGIGLAATGPADAAKVRWKMQSTFGSSLAHLGTSGVRFVDNVDVMSGGDINIKFFEPGALVPALECFDAASKGSVESCWTTPGYHTAKYPALAFFTTVPFGPQIGEMLAWKWFGGGQELRNEIYDKHDLIGFDGASIGPETSGWFKNEITSLEQVKGLKMRFFGLGAKVMAKLGVQTQLLAAADIYPALERGVIDATEFSMPAMDIQLGFYQAAKYNYFPGWHQQVSVNEFLVNKTAWNKLSDQQKRIIEVALGESVMHTYAETEAKNFGAMQEMQEKHGVEIRRWPDETLKAFETAWLEVVKEDSASDPIFKKVADHFYDFRAKYKVWGDAQYLKGTYQ
- a CDS encoding TRAP transporter large permease subunit, with translation MELIDIIIDFLPLFMFASLAILLFSGYPVAFILGGLSLIYGFIGYAFDIFSIVEFFNFLPRIWGQAAENLVLVAVPTFVFMGVMMERSGVANDMLYVCQVLLKKVPGGLAVAVAVMGTVLAAMTGIIGASVTMMTALALPSMLKQGYKHELATGVICASGTLGILIPPSIMLIIMADLLSISVGDLFLAALMPGLFLAASYVIYIAVYAGIDRSVAPPLSENELYVPRNEMPGLLVRSFFPPVFLIALIKGSILLGWATPSEAGAVGAFGATLIALYNRRLNRGMINSVCQSSGLTISFIFFIIICATCFAYVFRSLGGDDVIEDLIRHANLTSWGLLFLIMGIVFILGFFLDWVEITLIILPVFAPMVATLDFGDHVPLENRATIYWFTVLIAINLQTSFLTPPFGYALFYLKGIAPREVDLMSIYRGIIPFVILQLIALLFVIMIPTMALWLPGLN
- a CDS encoding TRAP transporter small permease subunit, whose amino-acid sequence is MSSQESIQASASRDIPNILVLSEKLGRLSSTIGQWASLFLIPMVLITVWDVFQRKVLKFVGDFLLNNDMLAARDWMYGNLLEWLPFRSTLLQELEWHFHVATFALVLGYGYVYNRQVRVDLVREKLSNYKQAWIELIGVSVFMIPFCLIVAYFSIEYAANAYETNEQSSSLVGLSHRWAIKSILVFGLLLAAVSGFSVWLQVFYKVFGPRGNDFPCYVIESEAEKIARREIMENIDASFGDGSNEAKRGNSTQLMNRQMDDTALKHEEDAKGQVVFTSIAVVIMVAVLVIIFHTFNFWAWLL
- a CDS encoding CBS domain-containing protein, whose amino-acid sequence is MHLHLVAYVTGVLGFMISDYLTPGPLWFHWPAMAWGVVMGVHFLYCKTLQLGGNEAWADERAADIRGKSYDVGHIRSIHAAPKLWQKAEKRTNRPVPGGPADRCIGGLGKMHAKDIMTANVVTVTRDMSVPDIASLLLTRNISGVPVVDDNGAVVGIVTEGDLIQHEDTGEAGERHTSWWLRLFGEPSDSAGHYIKTHGKRAEDVMTRDVVSVDAETPVGDIARIMAERHIKRVPVMSDGALVGIVSRSNLLRGVVTRDTVESPTADDRSIKEAILKEVNDQHWVSHGTLNVIVSGGVVELWGWVESAEERHALVVLAEGMDGVRRVEDHLGSIPRYLEAT
- a CDS encoding DUF2336 domain-containing protein gives rise to the protein MADKLTAADVARTMQDTSPESREQTAEKVATGYAKGALSDTERKIAEDIFRVMVKDAEERVRAALSKQLKYARGLPSDVAVGLARDVSDVVALPMLAFSEALSDADLIEIVRTQGASRQVVIAGRDLLSEAVAEALVEDGSESAVAILVGNEGAELGEVVMHKVIDRFGDSEFVHEPLVRRSILPIVVSERLVAMVSEKLRDYIVTHHDLSEDVASDMVIQSRERATLGLIGRDADTQDIEALVGQLYRNGRLTPSIILRSICAGDIHFFEAALARLSELPLVNARTLIHDEGALGLKSIYRRAGLSRKMFPAYRVAFDMARENEHERSDIDPDAVMRRTLERVLTHFEDMFDDSNHEDMNFLLNKLGNLANAA
- a CDS encoding DUF4389 domain-containing protein, encoding MAERISDAQEEYYKDRSTWVRGLFMLLFIALYHVAAVVIGAVAVLQFVWKLISGEVNPRLLSFGEDLGRYFYQIMRFLTFNTEEKPFPFTDWPSAPPAPRP
- a CDS encoding threonine aldolase family protein, producing the protein MPEIRIDLYSDTQTRPTPGMRQAMANAEVGDEQRGEDPSTNRLCEMTKALLGKEAAVFMPSGTMCNQIAILVQCNPGDDIIADRTAHIINSEGGGPAVFAGAMIRPVDGVRGVFQPDQAEAAIRKARRHAPRSRMIAIEQTANAGGGTVWPLDTIRGVGDVAKKHGLVMHMDGARLLNAAVASGVPAREFAEPFDSLWLDLSKGLGCPVGAVLAGSADFVEQAWQWKQRMGGAMRQSGVIAAAGVYALEHHVERLAEDHENARFFAESVANLPGIRVETDGIDSNMVFFDVSETGMTAAQVHDRLLEHGVRIGENDRTRMRVVTHLDVSRDQVAEAADALRSVVMAAARAA
- a CDS encoding 2TM domain-containing protein gives rise to the protein MEETRQHSAVAAQRRLRWFALHLIGYVIVAAGAFGLHLMLQPATPWFLLPVVGWGAVLALHVAYVMGLFRVFSNK
- a CDS encoding acyl-CoA carboxylase subunit beta; this translates as MSDIIRQLEVKRDAARQGGGQRRIDSQHAKGKLTARERIDVFLDEGTFEEWGMFVEHTITDFGMADQKVPGDGVVTGHGRVNGRPVFVFSQDFTVFGGSLSTAHAGKICRIMDQAMKVGAPVIGLNDSGGARIQEGVASLAGYADVFQRNVMASGVIPQISVIMGPCAGGAVYSPAMTDFIFMVKDSSYMFVTGPDVVKTVTHEEVTHEDLGGAVTHTTKSSVADLAFDNDVETLLQLRRFMSFLPSSNREKPPVLPTDDPHDRAEISLDTLAPVNPNLPYDIKELIVKIVDEGDFFELQPDYAGNIVIGLARMEGSTIGIVANQPMVLAGCLDIASSRKAARFVRFCDCFNIPIVTLVDVPGFLPGTAQEYGGIIKHGAKLLFAFAEATVPKVTLITRKAYGGAYDVMSSKHLRGDVNYAWPNAEIAVMGPKGAVEIIFREDIGNAGAIEKRTEEYRTKFANPFVAGSLGYIDDVIMPHNTRRRIAGALRMLRDKQLENPWKKHDNIPL
- a CDS encoding ATP12 family protein; its protein translation is MKRFYTEAAVRETSAGAYCVALDGRVMRTPGRELLSLPNRALAEAIVREWAEQPEKIDPKAMPMTRFANTAIDRVRPRRDTVVDEIAAYGETDLLCYRADGPESLAALQDEIWQPHLDWAAERYGARMLVTRQVLHVAQPPDSLSVLRDAVAQRNDFTLSALHTLTAILGSVVLALAVSERRLDAAAAAAASLVDELWQAEKWGHDHEAVSRRDAVQAEIASAARFLAVSEA